In the genome of Tachysurus vachellii isolate PV-2020 chromosome 9, HZAU_Pvac_v1, whole genome shotgun sequence, one region contains:
- the il17c gene encoding interleukin-17C, which translates to MWSCLRVGILLLFLVDAATGEKHKGCLPKNELLIQAKKFLRRTGRHTEHRARRAVSNMSCADFTHLAFSSDLKNRSLSPWQSTIETDPDMIPSVYEVAKCLCSGCIIDGSENTDYNSVPVEQRVMFLQKVSCPSDPDKYSLNVVYKTVPVACTCAVPKQ; encoded by the exons ATGTGG TCTTGTTTGAGAGTCGGAATTTTGCTCCTTTTTCTCGTGGATGCTGCGACAGGAGAAAAGCATAAAGGCTGTTTGCCTAAAAATGAGCTCCTGATCCAGGCAAAGAAGTTCCTGCGGCGGACAGGcagacacactgaacacagagcTAGACGTGCTGTATCCAACATGTCCTGCGCTGATTTCACACACTTGGCCTTCTCTTCTGATCTGAAGAACCGGTCACTGTCTCCTTGGCAATCAAC AATTGAGACTGATCCTGACATGATCCCTTCAGTATATGAAGTTGCCAAGTGTCTCTGTTCCGGCTGCATCATTGACGGCTCTGAAAACACCGACTACAACTCGGTCCCGGTGGAGCAGCGCGTCATGTTCCTGCAGAAAGTGTCATGTCCCTCAGATCCGGATAAATATTCCTTAAATGTTGTGTATAAAACTGTCCCGGTCGCCTGCACGTGCGCCGTGCCCAAGCAATAA